A window of Christiangramia forsetii KT0803 contains these coding sequences:
- a CDS encoding polysaccharide biosynthesis C-terminal domain-containing protein, with product MGIIINQSFKNMVTTYIGFGIGAVNTLFLFTYFLEKEYYGLVSFLLSAANLIWPFLVFGVHSTLIKFFSSYKTRGDQDRLLNLVLILPAIAGLIIGSIGLIFYDYLLEYFNGENDLVQPYIWLIFLIALATSYFEVFFSWSKIYYKSTFGNLMKEVFHRFCISVLLFAVYFKWISIELFIYGISAVFVIRTILMAMYAFSLHRPKFSFKFPENLSPVLKYSALILLAASVATVLLDLDKVMIEYYLPIENVAIYGIAVYIATVISVPQKAMHQITHPLTAEMLNKKDKVGLKDLYEKSSLNLLIVSGLIFIWIITNINSLYQLIPEEYDIGILVVLLISLVKLYDNILGNNNSIVFNSDYYRIVLAVGVILVLVAFILNILLIPEFGIEGAAIASFIAFVLYNTSKMFIVYNKFKIHPFTSKTGLALLLTVLFSVSFYFLNFSFHPILTIGLKAVLAGGFYLGIIYFFRFSEDINQLIDRFIKRS from the coding sequence ATGGGAATCATAATTAACCAGTCCTTCAAAAATATGGTAACCACGTATATCGGGTTCGGGATAGGGGCGGTTAATACACTATTTCTTTTCACCTATTTTCTTGAGAAAGAATATTATGGACTGGTAAGTTTTCTACTATCAGCAGCCAATCTCATCTGGCCATTTTTGGTATTTGGTGTTCACAGTACTTTAATAAAGTTCTTTAGCTCGTATAAGACCAGGGGAGACCAGGACCGGTTATTAAATCTGGTTCTAATACTTCCAGCAATTGCTGGTTTAATTATTGGCTCTATTGGGTTGATCTTTTATGATTATCTTCTGGAATATTTCAATGGAGAGAATGATCTGGTACAACCATACATCTGGCTAATCTTTTTAATTGCCCTTGCTACTTCTTATTTCGAGGTGTTTTTCTCATGGTCAAAAATATACTATAAAAGCACCTTTGGGAATCTTATGAAAGAGGTTTTTCATAGATTCTGTATTAGCGTTTTATTATTCGCGGTCTATTTTAAATGGATAAGTATTGAGCTGTTTATTTATGGAATCTCCGCCGTATTCGTGATTAGAACAATATTGATGGCGATGTATGCTTTCTCATTGCATAGACCAAAATTCAGCTTTAAATTTCCAGAAAACCTTTCACCTGTTTTAAAATATTCGGCATTGATACTTTTGGCAGCTTCCGTAGCTACTGTATTACTGGATCTGGACAAGGTGATGATAGAGTATTATTTGCCTATAGAAAATGTTGCTATTTATGGGATAGCAGTCTATATAGCAACAGTGATATCTGTCCCTCAAAAGGCTATGCACCAGATAACGCATCCACTAACTGCCGAAATGCTGAATAAAAAGGATAAGGTAGGTTTAAAGGACCTTTATGAAAAGAGTTCTCTGAATCTTTTGATCGTGAGCGGACTTATTTTTATCTGGATTATTACCAATATTAATTCGTTATACCAATTGATCCCTGAAGAGTATGATATTGGTATTCTGGTAGTGCTATTAATTTCTCTGGTGAAGCTCTATGATAATATTTTGGGGAATAATAACAGCATCGTATTTAATTCAGATTATTATCGTATCGTGCTTGCAGTGGGGGTAATCCTTGTATTGGTAGCATTTATACTGAATATTCTTCTTATTCCAGAATTTGGAATTGAGGGAGCTGCTATTGCCAGTTTTATAGCTTTTGTGCTCTATAATACATCCAAAATGTTTATTGTATATAATAAGTTTAAAATTCATCCTTTTACTTCTAAAACCGGCTTAGCGTTACTTCTAACAGTCCTGTTTAGTGTAAGTTTCTATTTTCTGAATTTTTCCTTTCACCCAATTCTAACTATTGGATTGAAAGCTGTTCTAGCCGGTGGATTTTATCTAGGGATAATTTATTTTTTCCGGTTTTCAGAAGATATAAATCAACTAATAGATAGATTTATAAAAAGGTCATAA
- a CDS encoding glycosyltransferase family 4 protein translates to MKKVLIITYYWPPAGGPGVQRWLKFVKYLRDFEIEPVIYVPENPSYPITDESFEKEIPEGIRVIKNKIFEPYAIAGIFSKKDTETISSGIIQKEENQSALQKAMLYIRGNYFIPDARKFWVKPSVRFLKNEIEEGNYHAIITTGPPHSLHLTGLKLKEVLNIKWIADFRDPWTQIGYHDKLKLNKSSVKKHKALEKQVLNAADHIITTSFTTRNEFTSKTSKPVSLITNGFDTEINESESPQDRFEIAHIGSLLSGRNPENLWISLRNLAESNENFRSIFKLRLAGKVSQEVLDSIKKYKLNNYLENEGYVSHSRAIEMQRQASVLLLIEIDSEETRGIIPGKLFEYMASKKPILAIGPEKWDAEKIISETEAGKVFSYSDASGIKNHIEFLFQQFMDDGIISKSHNIEKYHRKSRTGDLANLIKQL, encoded by the coding sequence ATGAAGAAAGTTCTAATTATAACATATTATTGGCCGCCGGCCGGTGGGCCTGGTGTTCAACGTTGGCTTAAATTTGTTAAGTATTTAAGGGATTTTGAAATTGAACCTGTGATTTATGTTCCTGAAAACCCAAGTTACCCAATTACAGATGAAAGTTTTGAGAAAGAGATTCCAGAGGGAATAAGAGTAATTAAGAATAAAATCTTCGAGCCTTACGCAATTGCAGGAATCTTTTCTAAAAAAGATACTGAAACAATTAGTTCAGGGATCATTCAGAAAGAAGAAAATCAATCGGCTTTACAAAAAGCGATGCTTTATATCCGGGGGAATTATTTTATTCCGGATGCTCGGAAATTTTGGGTCAAGCCATCTGTTAGGTTTCTAAAGAATGAAATAGAGGAAGGTAATTATCATGCGATTATCACTACAGGACCTCCTCATAGTTTACATCTTACTGGTTTAAAGCTTAAGGAAGTTTTAAATATAAAATGGATTGCAGATTTCCGGGATCCCTGGACGCAGATAGGGTATCATGATAAACTAAAACTGAACAAGAGTTCAGTAAAAAAACATAAAGCCCTTGAAAAACAGGTGTTAAATGCTGCAGATCATATAATCACAACTAGTTTTACCACCAGGAATGAATTTACCTCGAAAACATCTAAACCTGTAAGCCTAATAACCAATGGTTTTGATACGGAAATTAATGAGAGTGAGTCACCACAAGATAGGTTTGAGATCGCTCATATTGGCTCTTTATTATCTGGAAGAAACCCGGAAAATCTCTGGATATCACTTAGGAATTTAGCTGAAAGTAATGAGAATTTTAGAAGCATTTTTAAATTAAGACTTGCCGGAAAAGTTAGCCAGGAAGTCTTAGATAGTATTAAAAAGTATAAACTAAACAATTACCTCGAGAATGAAGGTTACGTTAGTCATTCCAGGGCTATAGAGATGCAAAGGCAAGCTTCGGTACTTTTGCTTATTGAGATAGATTCTGAAGAAACCAGAGGGATTATACCTGGAAAACTTTTTGAATACATGGCATCAAAAAAACCAATTCTGGCTATTGGTCCTGAGAAATGGGATGCAGAAAAAATAATTTCAGAAACTGAAGCAGGAAAGGTTTTTTCTTATTCTGATGCTTCTGGAATAAAAAACCATATAGAATTTTTGTTTCAGCAATTTATGGATGATGGCATAATTAGTAAATCCCATAATATTGAAAAATATCATCGTAAGTCAAGAACTGGTGATTTGGCTAATTTGATAAAACAACTTTAA
- a CDS encoding YfhO family protein: MAKLKRFLPHLLVFAGFIILSLFYFHPVLQGKEIFQSDIVQYIGMAQEQKDFRAETGEEPYWTDAAFGGMPTYQLGAHYPHNYIKKLDSVLRFLPRPADYLFLYFIGFYILLLCMKVDYKLAFLGSIAFGFSTYLIIILGIGHNSKAHAIAYMPMVLAGIIAIFRHRNIWSFLLLTVAIALEIQANHFQMTYYLLLLVIILGIAYLVDAYQKQLIPQYFKSIGVMVVAVVLAIAANATNLLATSEYTQFSTRGESELSIQPNGGPKKKSGLGFEYITSYSYGIVESFNLMVPRFMGGGSSEDIGKDSNIYKSLREIGASPSQAAGFAENAPTYWGNQPYVGAPAYIGATVIFLFVFALFLIRGRLKWWIVGGSILALLLSWGKNFEFLTKFFIEFVPLYDKFRAITSIQVILELCLPLLAIMGLYRLFLNEVKKDEKLYALKWSSIITGGLLLIFLLFKSVLFDFAGANDAMYSKQFGMDFMNALEEDRKSIFNNDVIRSLIFVLIAAGLIWAFLKAKVNRNMLIGGLAILILVDLIGVDKRYVDEDDFVQAREMEQPFQKMAADDAILEDQTHYKVFDVSGDPFNTGRTSYYHNALGGYHAAKPGRIQDLFDFYISKNNMKILSMLNVKYFIVPTEEGNQAQQNPDAFGNSWLVNDVTWVESQDQEILSLEDADLKSTAIINFKFKDEVQNDFNFDSEANIELINYKPNELKYEFSADSNQFAVFSENYYQPGWKAYIDGKPTPHVQVNYVLRGMNIPAGEHEVVFKFEPEVVTTGSTISLISSILIGLVVVGGIGYELKKRK, translated from the coding sequence ATGGCTAAACTGAAGCGATTCTTACCTCACCTGTTAGTTTTTGCAGGCTTTATTATATTATCATTATTTTATTTCCACCCTGTTCTTCAGGGTAAAGAAATTTTCCAGAGCGATATTGTGCAATACATCGGGATGGCACAAGAACAAAAAGATTTTCGAGCTGAAACCGGTGAAGAACCATATTGGACCGATGCGGCTTTTGGAGGAATGCCCACCTATCAGTTGGGAGCTCATTACCCTCATAATTATATAAAAAAACTTGATAGTGTTTTAAGGTTTCTGCCCAGACCTGCAGATTACCTATTTCTCTATTTTATAGGTTTTTATATTCTTTTGCTTTGCATGAAGGTTGACTACAAACTGGCATTTTTAGGTTCTATTGCTTTTGGTTTTTCAACCTATCTCATTATAATCCTTGGAATAGGGCATAATTCAAAAGCCCATGCAATCGCTTATATGCCGATGGTTCTTGCCGGAATAATTGCCATTTTCCGGCATAGGAATATTTGGAGCTTTTTACTGCTCACTGTAGCTATAGCGCTGGAAATTCAGGCGAATCACTTTCAAATGACCTATTATCTTTTACTCCTGGTAATTATATTAGGTATTGCATATTTGGTAGATGCTTATCAAAAACAACTAATTCCTCAGTATTTTAAATCTATTGGAGTTATGGTGGTTGCCGTAGTTCTGGCGATCGCCGCAAATGCCACCAATCTATTGGCCACTAGTGAGTATACCCAGTTTAGTACCAGGGGAGAATCAGAGTTAAGTATTCAGCCTAACGGAGGTCCTAAGAAAAAATCTGGTTTAGGCTTTGAATATATTACTTCTTATAGCTATGGAATTGTAGAGAGTTTCAATCTCATGGTGCCCAGGTTTATGGGAGGTGGAAGTTCTGAAGATATAGGTAAAGACTCAAATATCTATAAATCTTTAAGAGAAATTGGCGCTTCCCCATCTCAGGCTGCAGGTTTTGCCGAAAATGCTCCCACTTATTGGGGGAATCAGCCTTATGTTGGTGCTCCGGCCTATATTGGTGCAACAGTGATCTTTCTATTTGTCTTCGCACTTTTTTTGATTCGCGGACGCTTAAAATGGTGGATCGTTGGAGGAAGTATTTTAGCATTGTTGCTTAGCTGGGGAAAAAACTTCGAGTTTCTTACTAAATTCTTTATTGAGTTTGTACCATTATATGACAAATTTAGGGCAATCACCTCCATTCAGGTCATCCTTGAGCTTTGTCTACCTTTACTTGCAATAATGGGACTTTACAGATTATTTCTGAACGAGGTTAAAAAAGATGAGAAACTATACGCATTAAAATGGTCCTCAATTATAACAGGTGGTCTACTATTAATATTCCTGTTATTTAAATCTGTACTTTTTGATTTTGCCGGGGCAAATGATGCTATGTATAGCAAGCAGTTTGGGATGGACTTTATGAATGCTTTGGAAGAAGATCGAAAATCTATTTTCAATAATGATGTGATTCGTTCCCTGATTTTTGTCCTTATCGCTGCCGGACTTATTTGGGCCTTTTTAAAAGCTAAGGTGAATAGGAATATGCTTATTGGAGGCTTGGCTATTCTAATCTTAGTAGATCTTATAGGAGTTGATAAGCGCTATGTAGATGAAGATGATTTTGTACAGGCGAGGGAAATGGAACAACCTTTTCAAAAGATGGCGGCAGATGATGCAATTCTGGAAGATCAAACTCACTATAAAGTATTTGATGTCTCAGGAGATCCTTTTAATACTGGGAGAACCTCTTACTATCACAACGCCTTAGGAGGGTATCACGCGGCTAAACCTGGAAGAATTCAGGATCTGTTTGATTTCTATATTTCAAAGAATAATATGAAGATATTGAGCATGTTGAATGTGAAATATTTTATCGTTCCAACTGAAGAAGGTAACCAGGCTCAGCAAAATCCGGACGCTTTTGGAAATTCCTGGTTAGTGAATGATGTAACATGGGTGGAAAGCCAGGATCAGGAAATATTGAGTCTGGAAGATGCAGATCTAAAATCTACGGCTATAATCAATTTTAAATTCAAAGATGAAGTTCAGAATGATTTTAATTTTGATTCGGAAGCAAATATTGAATTAATCAATTATAAGCCAAATGAATTGAAATATGAATTTTCAGCAGATTCTAATCAATTTGCGGTTTTTTCTGAAAATTATTACCAACCGGGATGGAAGGCTTATATTGATGGAAAACCCACTCCTCATGTACAAGTGAATTATGTGCTAAGGGGAATGAATATTCCTGCAGGTGAACATGAGGTCGTTTTTAAATTTGAGCCGGAAGTAGTTACTACTGGGAGTACCATTTCTTTAATAAGTTCCATACTTATAGGACTGGTTGTCGTTGGTGGAATAGGTTATGAGTTGAAAAAACGAAAGTGA
- a CDS encoding aminotransferase class I/II-fold pyridoxal phosphate-dependent enzyme: MKDLFDKIYKDKGPLGKWAEQAEGYFVFPKLEGPISNRMKFRGKDVITWSINDYLGLANNPEVRKVDAEAAAEYGSAYPMGARMMSGHTDLHEKLQDELASFVNKQSAYLLNFGYQGMVSTIDALVSKQDVIVYDVDAHACIIDGVRLHLGQRFTYKHNDMESIEKNLKRATKIAEQTGGGILLISEGVFGMRGEQGRLKEIVELKKKYNFRLFVDDAHGFGTLGKTGAGAGEEQGVQDEIDVYFATFAKSLASTGAFIASDKEIIDYLKYNLRSQMFAKSLQMQLVVGALKRLDMLRTMPELKEKLWENVNALQNGLKENGFDIGTTQSCVTPVYLKGSIPEAMALVKDLRENHGVFCSIVVYPVIPKGLILLRMIPTATHTLQDIEETLTAFSAIRERLENGTYKRLSASVEAAMSNK; the protein is encoded by the coding sequence ATGAAGGATTTATTTGATAAAATTTACAAAGACAAGGGACCGCTAGGTAAATGGGCTGAGCAGGCAGAAGGATACTTCGTTTTTCCAAAACTGGAAGGGCCAATTTCAAACCGTATGAAATTTCGCGGTAAGGATGTAATTACATGGAGTATCAACGATTACCTGGGACTTGCCAATAATCCTGAAGTTCGTAAAGTAGATGCTGAGGCAGCAGCCGAATATGGCTCTGCGTATCCTATGGGCGCTAGAATGATGAGTGGTCATACAGATCTGCATGAGAAATTACAGGATGAACTTGCTTCTTTTGTAAATAAACAATCCGCATATTTATTGAATTTTGGATATCAGGGAATGGTTTCTACCATTGATGCTTTGGTATCTAAACAGGATGTTATTGTTTATGATGTAGATGCACATGCCTGTATTATAGATGGAGTTAGATTGCATTTAGGTCAGAGGTTTACCTATAAGCATAACGATATGGAAAGTATCGAAAAGAACCTTAAAAGAGCAACTAAAATTGCTGAACAAACCGGTGGCGGTATTCTTCTTATTTCAGAAGGTGTTTTCGGAATGCGTGGAGAGCAGGGAAGACTTAAGGAAATTGTTGAGCTTAAAAAGAAATATAACTTTAGATTATTTGTAGATGATGCTCATGGTTTTGGAACACTTGGTAAAACAGGTGCCGGAGCAGGAGAGGAGCAGGGAGTTCAGGATGAAATAGATGTTTATTTCGCCACTTTCGCAAAATCTCTGGCTAGTACGGGAGCATTTATTGCAAGTGATAAAGAGATCATAGATTATTTAAAATATAACCTGAGATCACAAATGTTCGCTAAATCTCTGCAAATGCAGTTGGTAGTGGGAGCATTAAAGCGTTTGGACATGCTTAGAACCATGCCGGAACTTAAGGAAAAGCTCTGGGAGAATGTAAATGCACTTCAAAACGGATTGAAAGAGAATGGGTTTGATATTGGAACTACACAAAGTTGTGTTACTCCAGTATATCTTAAAGGAAGTATTCCTGAAGCAATGGCACTAGTGAAAGATCTTCGTGAGAATCATGGAGTTTTCTGTTCTATAGTGGTATATCCAGTGATTCCTAAGGGCTTAATTCTTTTGCGCATGATTCCAACTGCTACACATACCCTTCAGGATATAGAAGAAACACTTACGGCCTTTTCTGCTATTAGAGAACGTCTTGAAAATGGAACTTATAAAAGACTTTCAGCATCTGTTGAAGCTGCAATGTCTAATAAATAA
- a CDS encoding PLP-dependent cysteine synthase family protein encodes MREDLKVYDNVLQLVGNTPLVHLNKITSGYKGQFFAKIEAFNPGHSSKDRIALHIIEEAERKGLLKPGDTIIETTSGNTGFSIAMVSCIKGYECILAVSSKSSKDKIDMLKTMGAKVHVCPANVPADDPRSYYEVAKRLHKEKEGSVYINQYFNELNIDAHFQTTGPEIWKQTEGKITHLVACSGTGGTISGTARFLKEQNPNIKILGIDAFGSVLKKYHETREFDKEEIYPYRIEGLGKNLIPTATDFEVIDTFTKVSDEDAAHTAREIARTEGLFVGYTSGAAMQGLKQYNEEGEFDENSNVVIIFPDHGSRYMSKIYSDDWMNEQGFFDAEHENVSQSIEVIK; translated from the coding sequence ATGAGAGAAGACTTGAAAGTTTATGACAATGTACTGCAACTAGTAGGTAATACTCCTCTAGTACATTTAAATAAAATAACCAGTGGTTATAAGGGACAATTTTTTGCTAAAATTGAAGCCTTTAATCCTGGACATTCATCTAAAGATAGAATAGCCCTCCATATTATAGAAGAAGCTGAAAGAAAAGGCCTTCTAAAACCTGGTGATACGATCATTGAAACTACTTCTGGAAATACCGGATTTAGTATTGCAATGGTAAGTTGTATTAAAGGCTATGAATGTATTTTGGCAGTTAGTTCGAAATCATCGAAAGACAAGATCGATATGCTGAAAACGATGGGAGCAAAGGTACACGTTTGTCCTGCAAATGTTCCTGCCGATGATCCACGTTCTTACTACGAAGTTGCGAAGAGACTTCATAAGGAAAAAGAAGGATCAGTTTATATCAATCAATATTTTAATGAGTTGAATATAGATGCTCATTTTCAAACGACCGGTCCTGAAATATGGAAACAAACTGAAGGAAAAATAACACACTTAGTGGCCTGTAGCGGAACTGGAGGAACGATCTCCGGTACTGCAAGGTTCCTTAAAGAGCAAAATCCTAATATTAAAATTCTTGGAATTGATGCTTTTGGTTCAGTTTTAAAGAAATATCACGAAACCCGCGAATTCGATAAAGAGGAAATATATCCTTATAGAATAGAAGGTCTTGGGAAAAACCTAATTCCAACTGCTACAGATTTTGAGGTAATCGATACCTTCACTAAAGTTTCTGATGAGGACGCTGCGCATACTGCGAGAGAAATAGCAAGAACTGAAGGCCTCTTTGTTGGTTATACCAGTGGAGCGGCTATGCAGGGGTTAAAACAATATAATGAAGAAGGGGAGTTTGATGAAAATTCTAATGTTGTAATTATTTTTCCAGATCATGGATCTCGCTATATGAGTAAGATTTACAGTGATGATTGGATGAATGAGCAGGGTTTTTTCGATGCAGAGCACGAAAATGTTTCGCAATCTATTGAAGTGATCAAATAA
- a CDS encoding transporter: MRKSAIFSFLLIIATTSLHAQYTETINSNRPGQSQGAFSVGTNVLQFETGPYFGNDDHTGLGTDTDIWGIDYQLRYGLLFERLELNISGSFENQDITRNFLGTTGEATLRNFKSNTIGAKYLIFDPYVSLGEDKPNLYSWKANQQFKWKTLIPAVSIYAGANFSFGDNPYLYPGEGKFSPKAAIITQNNWGRWVLVLNLIADKLTEDFRSYAGIATVTHTVTPNFALFGEYQGIKSDIYADDIARAGAAYLVGENLQFDVSGLINFKDTPSRWQVAGGISYRLDLHKVDEFLEESNEGNKRRQRSKKRLDDTTGEDENGDGNEPSN; the protein is encoded by the coding sequence ATGCGTAAATCAGCCATATTTAGCTTTTTACTAATTATAGCAACTACCAGTCTTCACGCCCAATATACTGAAACTATTAATTCTAATAGACCCGGACAATCTCAGGGTGCTTTCAGCGTAGGTACTAATGTACTACAATTTGAGACTGGGCCTTACTTTGGAAATGATGATCATACCGGTCTGGGAACAGACACCGATATTTGGGGTATTGATTATCAATTACGCTACGGTCTTCTTTTTGAAAGACTGGAATTGAATATTTCAGGATCATTCGAAAATCAAGATATCACCAGAAACTTTCTTGGAACTACCGGAGAAGCTACTCTTCGAAATTTCAAATCGAATACAATAGGTGCAAAATATCTGATTTTTGATCCTTATGTGAGTCTGGGAGAGGATAAACCTAATCTTTATAGCTGGAAAGCCAATCAGCAATTCAAATGGAAAACACTTATTCCGGCAGTTTCGATTTATGCCGGCGCCAACTTTTCATTTGGGGATAATCCATATTTATATCCCGGAGAAGGAAAATTCAGCCCAAAAGCAGCAATTATCACTCAGAATAACTGGGGACGATGGGTCTTAGTCTTGAATCTAATCGCCGATAAACTAACAGAAGATTTTAGAAGTTATGCCGGTATCGCTACAGTAACCCATACAGTAACCCCAAATTTTGCTCTCTTTGGTGAATACCAGGGGATAAAAAGCGATATTTATGCAGATGATATTGCTCGTGCAGGAGCTGCTTATTTAGTTGGTGAAAATCTTCAATTTGACGTTTCTGGACTTATAAATTTCAAAGATACACCTTCAAGGTGGCAGGTTGCCGGAGGAATTTCATATAGATTAGATTTACACAAGGTTGATGAATTCCTGGAAGAATCTAACGAAGGAAATAAAAGAAGACAGAGAAGTAAGAAAAGGTTAGATGATACTACTGGTGAAGATGAAAATGGTGATGGGAATGAGCCAAGTAATTAA
- a CDS encoding DUF4834 family protein has product MLEASLSGVLKTVLIVLLVYFGLKILFKFFGSLILKYFMKKMGRKFEKQFNQQFGGAQPSQEKKGKTSIDKKPKAGKGSNKNVGEYIDYEEID; this is encoded by the coding sequence ATGTTGGAAGCATCATTATCTGGAGTATTAAAAACGGTACTCATCGTTTTGTTAGTATACTTTGGTTTAAAAATATTATTCAAATTTTTCGGCTCGCTTATTCTGAAATATTTTATGAAAAAGATGGGGCGTAAATTTGAAAAGCAGTTCAATCAGCAATTTGGGGGTGCACAACCATCTCAGGAGAAAAAAGGGAAAACGAGTATAGATAAAAAACCAAAAGCCGGCAAGGGCTCTAATAAAAATGTTGGTGAATATATCGATTACGAAGAAATTGATTAA
- a CDS encoding S9 family peptidase gives MKRLFVILLGCVTFATAQNKIDLKKDIQAPKAKKISEKLEKHGDVRIDNYFWMNQREDPEVIAYLEAENDYNDKMTAHTKEFQKNLFDEMKGRIKEDDESVPYKLNGYWYITRFEKGFDYPIYSRKKESLEAPEKVIFNVNEMAKGFDYYSLGGLNVTPDNKLVAFGTDTVSRRKYTLRIKNLETGEIYDEEIKNTTGGSTWANDNKTLYYTKKDPQTLRSFRIYKHILGTNPKEDELVYEEEDETFNTYVYKSKSREYIIIGSHSTLTTEYRFLEADKPEKAFKVFQPRVRGLEYSISHFNGDFYVVTNKDEATNFKLMKTPVGNTGMENWIDVIPHRKDFLLEDIDIFKEYLVVSERTNGLNKIRIIKWDDSEEFYIPFDNETYTAFTSINPDFETDLLRYTYNSMSTPTSVVEYNMKTGNKLVLKEQEVVGGKFDKNNYTSERLWATADDGTKIPVSLVYRKGIKMDGNSPLLQYAYGSYGSTIDPYFSTVRLSLLDRGFIYAIAHIRGGEYLGREWYEDGKLFTKKNTFTDFIDVSEFLVKENYTSSNHLYAMGGSAGGLLMGAIVNLAPNLYNGVISAVPFVDVVTTMLDDSIPLTTGEYDEWGNPNEKEYYKYIKSYSPYDNVSAQEYPNMLVTTGLHDSQVQYWEPAKWVAKLRELKTDDNILLFHTNMDAGHGGASGRFEALKEVAEEYAFLLDLEGIKQ, from the coding sequence ATGAAAAGACTATTCGTTATTCTATTAGGATGCGTTACATTTGCAACCGCCCAAAATAAAATTGATTTGAAAAAAGATATTCAAGCCCCCAAAGCAAAAAAGATTTCTGAAAAACTCGAAAAGCATGGAGATGTGCGTATCGACAATTATTTCTGGATGAATCAGCGCGAGGATCCTGAAGTAATCGCTTATCTGGAGGCCGAAAATGACTATAATGATAAAATGACTGCTCATACAAAAGAATTTCAGAAGAATTTATTTGATGAGATGAAAGGTCGTATAAAAGAAGATGATGAGTCGGTTCCTTATAAATTAAACGGTTACTGGTATATCACGCGGTTTGAAAAAGGTTTTGACTATCCTATTTATTCGCGGAAAAAGGAAAGTTTAGAAGCACCGGAAAAGGTCATTTTCAATGTAAATGAGATGGCTAAAGGTTTTGATTATTATAGTTTGGGAGGACTGAATGTTACTCCAGATAATAAACTCGTAGCCTTTGGAACAGATACGGTAAGCAGAAGAAAATATACGCTTAGGATTAAAAATCTTGAGACCGGAGAGATTTATGATGAAGAAATAAAGAATACTACCGGAGGTTCTACCTGGGCTAACGATAATAAAACACTTTATTATACCAAGAAAGATCCTCAGACTTTAAGATCGTTCAGAATTTACAAGCATATTTTAGGGACAAATCCTAAGGAAGATGAGTTAGTATATGAGGAAGAAGATGAGACTTTTAACACCTACGTCTATAAATCCAAATCTCGGGAATATATTATTATTGGTTCTCATAGTACCCTGACTACTGAGTATCGTTTTCTAGAAGCTGATAAACCTGAAAAAGCATTTAAAGTATTTCAGCCAAGGGTGCGTGGATTGGAATATAGTATTTCACATTTTAACGGAGACTTTTATGTGGTTACCAATAAAGATGAAGCGACCAATTTTAAGCTGATGAAAACACCGGTAGGCAATACCGGAATGGAAAACTGGATAGATGTGATTCCGCATAGAAAGGATTTTTTATTGGAAGACATAGATATTTTTAAAGAATATCTCGTAGTTAGTGAGCGAACCAATGGTCTCAATAAAATAAGAATTATTAAATGGGACGATAGCGAGGAGTTTTATATTCCTTTTGATAATGAAACTTACACAGCATTTACATCTATAAATCCAGATTTCGAAACCGATCTGTTGAGGTATACCTATAACAGTATGTCTACACCAACTTCAGTGGTTGAGTACAATATGAAAACCGGTAATAAACTTGTATTAAAAGAACAGGAAGTTGTTGGAGGAAAATTTGATAAGAATAACTATACTTCCGAAAGGCTTTGGGCAACTGCTGATGACGGAACTAAAATTCCAGTTTCCTTGGTTTACAGAAAAGGAATTAAAATGGATGGAAATAGTCCGTTGCTTCAGTACGCCTATGGTTCGTATGGTTCAACCATAGATCCATATTTCTCTACCGTTCGATTAAGTCTGCTGGATCGTGGTTTTATTTATGCCATTGCTCATATTAGGGGAGGAGAATATTTAGGTCGTGAGTGGTATGAAGATGGGAAGTTGTTTACCAAGAAAAATACTTTTACAGATTTTATTGACGTTTCAGAATTTCTGGTAAAGGAAAATTACACTTCTTCTAATCATCTTTATGCTATGGGAGGTTCTGCCGGTGGTTTGTTAATGGGGGCTATTGTTAATTTGGCTCCTAATCTTTATAACGGGGTGATTTCTGCAGTACCATTTGTAGATGTGGTTACCACGATGTTGGATGATAGTATACCGTTAACTACAGGAGAATACGATGAGTGGGGAAATCCTAATGAGAAGGAGTATTATAAGTATATAAAATCATATTCACCATATGATAATGTGTCGGCTCAGGAGTATCCAAATATGTTGGTAACAACAGGATTACATGATTCTCAGGTTCAATATTGGGAGCCGGCAAAGTGGGTCGCAAAATTAAGAGAGTTAAAGACAGATGATAATATTCTCCTATTCCATACCAATATGGATGCAGGTCATGGCGGAGCATCAGGTAGATTTGAAGCTCTAAAAGAAGTAGCCGAGGAATATGCGTTTTTACTGGATTTAGAAGGTATAAAGCAATAA